A window from Plectropomus leopardus isolate mb chromosome 21, YSFRI_Pleo_2.0, whole genome shotgun sequence encodes these proteins:
- the rps20 gene encoding 40S ribosomal protein S20: MAFKDTGKAPVETEVAIHRIRITLTSRNVKSLEKVCADLIRGAKEKNLKVKGPVRMPTKTLRITTRKTPCGEGSKTWDRFQMRIHKRLIDLHSPSEIVKQITSISIEPGVEVEVTIADA, encoded by the exons ATG GCTTTCAAGGACACTGGCAAGGCACCTGTTGAGACTGAGGTTGCCATTCACCGCATCCGTATCACCCTCACCAGCCGCAACGTCAAATCTCTGGAGAAAG TCTGTGCTGACTTGATCCGTGGGGCTAAGGAGAAGAACCTGAAGGTGAAGGGACCCGTCCGCATGCCTACCAAG ACTCTGCGCATCACCACCAGAAAGACTCCCTGTGGTGAAGGATCCAAAACCTGGGATCGCTTCCAGATGAGGATCCACAAGCGCCTCATTGATCTGCACAGCCCATCTGAAATCGTCAAGCAGATCACCTCCATCAGCATTGAGCCAGGTGTAGAGGTTGAAGTTACCATCGCAGACGCATAA
- the LOC121960871 gene encoding ankyrin repeat and SAM domain-containing protein 6-like: MNFGVPANSLLLLRACDEGDYETARGILEPGAPKESGRQSRLRSEAGSECSTADMLALVPVDCTDEEGNTALQFASASGHENLVRFLLRKGASVDSRNNYGWTPLMQAARFGHLTVAHILLENGAEINGRNRLGASVLTMAARGGHTHVVKLLLESGAYVDDYDHLAVAAESVSNGNNNNSCSAAGFGGGEGCPGGGGGREFMDIIALMVACQHGHEAAVRLLLEWGSDVNFSQKTTGWGPLMVATLSGKVAVAQQLVERGADPDRVNVLSKTAFELAMQLKQRDIKAYLDSITTVRPQTDDERRRPDVFSALKLGNSQLVKEILEEDPTQVNSSNQEGASPLMMAAVSGQLEVVQLMVEKKADIDKQDGVHGWTALMQATYHGNKDIVKYLLSQGADVNLRAKNGYTAFDLVMLLNDPDTELVRLLASVCMQVDKDKSKHRGRALMTRSKSRQSLNNVPVPPDDKGGLKSWWSRMSNRFRRLKLTHTLRHGLSSNRLAPFPDDTETSLDATMKANRKPAAVSNGALAQTPALGGNDVSAAWAVKSKDAGLCRASSEKEDFLITTMLRSGAPLTRLPNDKLKAVIPPFLPPSNFEPWNSDRSRLLREGKSEVPRLPMPPQRKLNSSGNSDITSISRVVSRSIKFPSIPKGPSSSSPSNSGHYHSPHSSGGSNGVAGINRDSHNRSGGSADSVLSQIAAQRKRAAGLIEVKAQPPEKQPSQTQSQIPPPPSAPGLPLPDISLPDIHSHPSLVASDIHSRRKMELKKRPQSGNSSTSKSTSPTLTPSPSPTPKPPTGPGDSLSSASSHPRSKSSGGSSSGTITDEDELSGILKKLSLEKYQPIFEEQEVDMEAFLTLTDGDLRELGIKTDGPRQQILAAISELNAGKGRERQILQETIHNFQSSFGSSASNPRQAGEPRSPTGWMRHQVRSSNKR, encoded by the exons ATGAATTTCGGTGTCCCCGCCAATTCGCTGCTGCTTCTCCGTGCCTGTGACGAGGGGGACTATGAAACCGCTCGGGGGATACTGGAGCCCGGAGCCCCGAAGGAGTCCGGGCGGCAGAGCAGGCTGCGGTCAGAAGCGGGGTCTGAGTGCAGCACCGCGGACATGTTGGCTCTGGTGCCGGTGGACTGCACGGACGAGGAGGGAAACACCGCCCTGCAGTTTGCCTCGGCCAGCGGTCATGAGAACCTGGTCCGGTTCTTGCTGCGAAAGGGGGCCTCGGTGGACAGCCGCAACAACTACGGCTGGACCCCGCTGATGCAGGCTGCTAG GTTTGGTCACCTGACAGTTGCCCACATCCTCCTGGAGAACGGGGCAGAGATTAATGGACGGAACAGGCTAGGTGCGAGCGTCTTGACTATGGCGGCCCGTGGGGGACACACTCATGTAGTCAAGCTACTCCTGGAAAGCGGGGCATACGTTGATGATTATGATCATCTGGCTGTTGCTGCGGAGTCAGTGTCAAacggcaacaacaacaacagctgcag CGCGGCTGGTTTTGGAGGTGGTGAAGGTTGTCCAGGTGGAGGAGGTGGCAGAGAATTCATGGACATCATAGCCCTGATGGTGGCATGTCAGCATGGTCATGAGGCTGCGGTCCGCCTGCTGCTAGAGTGGGGCTCTGATGTCAACTTTTCCCAGAAGACCACAGGTTGGGGACCGCTGATGGTGGCCACCCTCAGTGGCAAG gtggctgtggctcagcaGCTGGTGGAGCGTGGAGCTGACCCCGACCGAGTCAATGTCCTGTCCAAGACGGCCTTTGAACTGGCCATGCAGCTCAAACAGAGAGACATCAAGGCCTATCTGGACTCCATCACCACTGTCCGACCTCAGACAG acGACGAGAGAAGAAGACCAGATGTGTTCAGTGCTCTAAAGTTGG GGAATTCCCAGCTCGTCAAAGAGATCTTGGAGGAGGATCCTACTCAGGTGAATTCATCCAATCAGGAGGGAGCGTCACCCCTTATGATGGCGGCGGTGAGCGGTCAGTTGGAGGTGGTGCAGCTGATGGTGGAGAAGAAAGCCGACATAGACAAACAAGACGGCGTCCATGGGTGGACGGCTTTAATGCAGGCCACCTATCATGG TAATAAAGACATTGTCAAGTACCTGTTGAGTCAAGGGGCTGACGTCAACCTGCGAGCTAAGAATGGATACACAGCCTTTGATTTGGTCATGTTGCTGAACGACCCAG ACACTGAGCTGGTGCGTCTGTTGGCGTCAGTGTGCATGCAAGTCGACAAAGACAAGTCGAAACACCGGGGCAGAGCCTTAATGACTCGCTCCAAAAGCAGACAGTCCCTCAACAACGTCCCTGTTCCACCTGACGACAAGGGAGGCCTTAAG TCCTGGTGGAGTCGGATGTCCAATCGTTTCCGTCGGCTTAAGCTGACTCACACCCTGAGGCACGGTCTTTCATCCAACCGCCTGGCTCCATTTCCAGACGACACTGAAACCTCACTGGACGCTACAATGAAGGCCAATAGGAAGCCTGCTGCCGTGTCTAATGGGGCGCTGGCACAAACTCCTGCCCTGGGAGGGAACGACGTCAGCGCTGCCTGGGCTGTCAAGAGCAAAGACGCTG gCCTTTGCAGGGCATCCTCAGAAAAGGAGGACTTTCTTATAACCACAATG CTCAGAAGTGGTGCGCCCTTGACCCGGCTGCCCAATGACAAGCTGAAAGCGGTGATCCCTCCCTTCCTGCCTCCGTCCAACTTCGAACCGTGGAACTCTGACCGTTCACGTCTCCTCCGGGAGGGAAAAAGCGAGGTGCCCCGCCTGCCTATGCCACCTCAGAGGAAGCTGAACAGCAGTGGCAACTCAGATATT ACGTCTATCAGTCGTGTGGTAAGCAGGTCCATAAAGTTTCCCAGCATCCCCAAGGGGCCGTCCTCATCCTCTCCTTCAAACTCTGGTCACTACCACTCCCCACACTCCTCAGGAGGCTCCAATGGAGTGGCGGGGATCAACCGGGACTCTCACAACCGTTCAG GGGGCAGTGCAGACAGTGTTCTCTCTCAGATAGCAGCTCAAAGGAAGCGAGCAGCAGGCCTGATAGAGGTGAAGGCTCAGCCTCCAGAGAAACAGCCCAGTCAGACACAGAGCCAAATCCCACCACCACCCTCAGCACCCGGGCTGCCACTGCCTGATATCAGCCTTCCTGACATCCACTCCCACCCCAGTCTGGTGGCTTCGGACATCCACTCCAGAAGG AAGATGGAGTTGAAGAAGAGACCTCAGTCAGGGAATTCCTCCACCTCTAAGAGCACTTCGCCCACTTTGACGCCGTCTCCTTCCCCGACACCAAAGCCTCCCACTGGGCCGGGAGACTCTCTGTCCTCAGCCTCTTCCCATCCTCGCTCCAAGAGCAGCGGGGGGTCCAGTAGTGGAACCATAACTGATGAAG atgAGCTGTCTGGTATATTGAAGAAACTGTCCCTGGAGAAATACCAGCCCATATTTGAGGAGCAGGAG GTGGACATGGAGGCGTTCCTGACTCTAACAGATGGAGACCTGAGGGAGCTGGGCATTAAAACGGACGGACCTAGACAACAGATCTTGGCAGCCATATCAGAGCTCAATGCTGGAAAG GGCAGAGAGAGGCAGATCCTTCAAGAGACCATCCATAACTTCCAGTCTTCCTTTGGTAGCAGCGCCAGCAACCCAAGACAAGCTGGTGAACCACGCT cACCTACAGGCTGGATGAGACACCAGGTTCGTTCGTCCAACAAAAGGTAG